Proteins from one Pleuronectes platessa chromosome 16, fPlePla1.1, whole genome shotgun sequence genomic window:
- the rln3a gene encoding relaxin-3a: protein MWKAVVLAVCLMVAGVQPKEDQAYGVKLCGREFIRAVIFTCGGSRWKRSLRSADDSEDPFSSRQDEDFEGLSPNSLESLLQRTRDLRVPPRDSQDGVFSRPTRSFITEEILEALRKADRKGRDVVVGLSNACCKWGCSKSEISSLC, encoded by the exons GTACTCGCTGTGTGTCTGATGGTGGCTGGGGTTCAGCCCAAGGAGGACCAAGCATACGGGGTGAAGCTCTGTGGCCGTGAGTTCATCCGGGCGGTCATCTTCACTTGTGGGGGCTCACGATGGAAACGATCACTCAGGAGCGCAG ATGACTCAGAGGACCCGTTTAGCTCCCGTCAGGATGAGGACTTCGAAGGCTTGAGTCCCAACTCGCTGGAGAGTCTTCTCCAAAGGACCAGAGATCTTAGAGTCCCACCTAGAGACAGCCAGGACGGAGTGTTCAGCAGGCCGACACGCTCTTTCATCACTGAGGAGATCCTGGAGGCCCTGCGCAAGGCTGACCGCAAGGGCCGCGATGTGGTGGTGGGTCTGTCCAATGCCTGCTGCAAGTGGGGCTGCAGCAAGAGTGAGATCAGCTCCCTTTGCTGA